The proteins below come from a single Nitrosospira sp. Is2 genomic window:
- the thrC gene encoding threonine synthase, translating to MRYISTRGGMPPKKFSQILLGGLAPDGGLAMPETYPQIDAAGLARLRGLSYAELAFEIISRFADDIPTDDLRDMIARTYSAEAFQSDEITPLKTLEPGLHILGLSYGPTLAFKDIAMQLLGNLFEYALEKTGERLNILGATSGDTGPSAEHAMRGKRSIRVFMLSPQGKMSPFQTAQMFSLQDPNIFNIAIRGVFDDCQDIVKATSNDIVFKQKYRIGTVNSINWARIAAQIVYYFKGYFAATRSNEEQVSFSVPSGNFGNICAGHVARMMGLPIRNLILATNENDVLDEFFRTGRYRPRETAETLHTSSPSMDISKASNFERFIFDLTGRDAARVKELWDVVDAGGAFDLAGTPLWERMNDFGMVSGTSSHSARVEMIRKVHETYGLLVDPHTADGLKVGLEHREAGVPLVCLETALPVKFSESIVEAIGSEPARPAGYENIEDLPQRYVVMNADPDVVKAFIAEQARQD from the coding sequence ATGCGCTACATTTCCACTCGCGGCGGAATGCCGCCAAAGAAGTTTTCCCAAATCCTGCTGGGCGGGCTCGCGCCCGATGGCGGGCTTGCCATGCCCGAAACCTATCCGCAAATCGATGCGGCCGGGCTGGCCAGACTGCGCGGCCTGAGTTACGCGGAACTTGCGTTCGAGATCATTTCCCGGTTTGCGGACGATATCCCCACGGATGACCTGCGCGACATGATCGCGCGTACCTATAGCGCGGAAGCGTTTCAAAGCGACGAAATCACGCCGCTCAAAACGCTGGAGCCGGGGTTGCATATCCTCGGGTTGTCGTATGGCCCGACGCTGGCGTTCAAGGATATCGCCATGCAACTGCTGGGCAACCTGTTCGAATATGCCCTCGAAAAAACAGGAGAGCGCCTGAACATCCTGGGCGCGACATCCGGGGATACGGGTCCAAGCGCGGAACACGCCATGCGCGGCAAGCGCAGCATTCGCGTATTCATGCTGTCGCCGCAAGGCAAGATGAGCCCCTTCCAGACCGCGCAGATGTTTTCCCTGCAAGACCCGAACATTTTCAATATCGCCATTCGGGGGGTATTCGACGACTGCCAGGATATCGTCAAAGCAACCAGCAATGATATTGTCTTCAAGCAGAAGTACCGCATTGGCACCGTCAATTCGATCAACTGGGCAAGGATTGCAGCGCAGATTGTCTATTATTTCAAAGGTTATTTTGCCGCGACCCGCTCAAACGAGGAACAGGTGTCCTTTTCCGTGCCATCGGGCAATTTCGGCAATATCTGCGCGGGGCATGTTGCCCGTATGATGGGATTGCCCATCAGGAACCTGATTCTTGCCACCAACGAAAACGATGTGCTGGATGAATTCTTCAGGACGGGTCGCTATCGCCCCCGGGAAACCGCCGAAACACTGCACACCAGCAGTCCCTCAATGGATATTTCGAAAGCGTCGAACTTCGAGCGCTTCATTTTCGACCTGACGGGACGGGACGCGGCAAGGGTAAAAGAATTATGGGACGTGGTGGACGCGGGTGGGGCCTTTGATCTTGCCGGAACCCCCTTATGGGAGAGAATGAATGATTTTGGGATGGTGTCCGGAACCAGCAGCCATTCGGCCCGGGTAGAGATGATACGCAAGGTACACGAAACATATGGGCTGCTGGTAGATCCGCATACCGCCGACGGTTTGAAAGTGGGGTTGGAGCATCGTGAGGCCGGCGTGCCGCTGGTCTGCCTCGAAACCGCCCTCCCGGTGAAGTTTTCCGAGAGCATTGTCGAGGCTATCGGAAGTGAACCCGCCCGTCCCGCCGGCTATGAGAATATCGAAGACCTGCCGCAACGGTACGTGGTCATGAATGCCGATCCGGATGTGGTGAAGGCATTTATTGCCGAGCAGGCCCGCCAGGATTAG
- a CDS encoding pyridoxal phosphate-dependent aminotransferase, whose translation MRPILKSSKLANVCYDIRGPVLDRARQMEEEGQYIIKLNIGNPASFGFDAPEEILQDVIHNLSAASGYCDSKGLFAARKAIMHYTQQKRVKDVRMEDIYIGNGVSELIVMAMQALLNTGDEVLVPSPDYPLWTAAVVLAGGTARHYVCDEQSGWLPDLDDIRSKVNSNTRAIAIINPNNPTGALYPDEMLLEIIEIARQHQLIVYADEIYDKVLYDGAEHTSIASLADDVLFVTLNGLSKNYRAAGFRSGWAVVSGTKQYARDYIAGLTMLASMRLCANVPSQFGIQTALGGYQSINDLVLPTGRLMRQRDLAWKLLTDIPGVSCVKPSAAMYLFPCLDPKMYPIEDDEQFVLDLLLEEKVLVVQGSGFNWPRPDHFRVVFLPNSDDLTEALGRVADFLGRYRKRHRT comes from the coding sequence ATGCGGCCCATCCTGAAATCCAGCAAGCTGGCGAATGTCTGTTATGACATCCGCGGGCCGGTGCTCGACCGTGCCCGGCAAATGGAGGAGGAAGGGCAATACATCATCAAGCTGAATATCGGCAACCCCGCGTCTTTCGGTTTCGACGCGCCGGAGGAGATCCTGCAGGATGTGATTCATAACCTTTCCGCCGCATCGGGCTATTGCGACTCGAAGGGTCTTTTCGCGGCGCGCAAGGCGATCATGCACTACACGCAGCAGAAGCGCGTCAAGGACGTGCGGATGGAGGACATTTACATCGGCAACGGTGTTTCCGAGCTGATTGTGATGGCCATGCAGGCGCTTCTTAATACTGGCGATGAGGTACTGGTTCCTTCCCCCGACTATCCGCTATGGACGGCGGCCGTGGTGCTCGCGGGAGGCACGGCGCGGCACTATGTTTGCGATGAACAGTCCGGCTGGCTCCCCGACCTCGACGATATCCGCTCGAAGGTCAATTCGAACACTCGCGCAATCGCCATCATTAACCCGAATAATCCGACCGGGGCGCTTTATCCGGACGAGATGCTGCTCGAAATCATCGAGATCGCCCGCCAGCATCAGTTGATCGTTTATGCGGACGAAATCTACGATAAAGTACTGTACGACGGCGCTGAGCACACATCGATCGCCTCGCTGGCGGATGACGTGCTATTTGTCACCCTGAACGGTTTGTCCAAGAACTATCGCGCCGCCGGTTTCCGTTCCGGCTGGGCGGTGGTTTCAGGAACAAAACAATATGCCCGCGACTACATTGCCGGACTCACCATGCTGGCTTCGATGCGCCTGTGTGCGAATGTTCCATCGCAATTCGGCATCCAGACCGCACTGGGCGGATACCAGAGCATTAACGATCTTGTCCTGCCCACCGGGCGGCTCATGCGGCAGCGCGATCTCGCCTGGAAACTGCTGACGGATATTCCCGGAGTTTCCTGCGTCAAGCCCAGCGCGGCGATGTATTTATTCCCGTGTCTCGATCCAAAAATGTATCCGATCGAGGACGACGAGCAGTTCGTGCTGGATCTGCTTCTGGAAGAAAAGGTGCTGGTGGTGCAGGGAAGCGGGTTCAACTGGCCGCGACCGGATCATTTCCGCGTCGTCTTCCTGCCTAACAGCGATGACCTTACCGAAGCGCTGGGCCGCGTCGCCGATTTTCTCGGGCGGTACCGCAAGCGGCACCGTACCTGA
- a CDS encoding homoserine dehydrogenase — protein sequence MKPINVGLIGIGTVGGGTYAVLERNQEEITRRAGRGIVIRMIADRDVEKARQLAGEGVIVTADANEVVSDPNIDIVVELIGGYTVAKELILKAIDNGKHVITANKALLASHGTEIFAAAQKKGVMVAFEAAVAGGIPIIKALREGLTANRIEWIAGIINGTSNFILSEMRDKGLTFDTALKQAQKLGYAEVDPTFDIEGIDAAHKLTIMASIAFGIPMQFEKVYTEGIARLTREDIRYAEELGYRIKLLGLTRRTPGGIELRVHPTLIPARRLIANVEGVMNAVVVKGDAVGATLYYGAGAGAEPTGSAVVADLVDVTRMHTADPKHRVPHLAFQPDLLSDTPILPMEEVETSYYLRLRVLDKPGALADIARILADLGISIEAMVQKEPSEGEEQVDIIMLTHVTLEKHINAAIAKITKLPTMTGKVTRIRLEHLNSK from the coding sequence ATGAAACCCATCAATGTAGGACTAATAGGCATCGGCACTGTCGGCGGCGGTACGTATGCCGTCCTCGAACGCAACCAGGAAGAAATTACGCGCCGGGCCGGCAGAGGCATTGTCATCCGCATGATCGCGGATCGCGACGTGGAGAAGGCGCGCCAGCTCGCGGGCGAAGGCGTGATTGTCACGGCCGATGCCAATGAGGTTGTGTCGGACCCGAATATCGATATCGTGGTCGAGTTGATCGGCGGCTACACCGTTGCAAAGGAACTGATACTGAAGGCCATCGACAACGGCAAACACGTCATTACCGCGAATAAGGCTTTGCTGGCCTCGCACGGCACCGAGATCTTCGCCGCGGCGCAGAAAAAGGGGGTCATGGTTGCGTTCGAGGCGGCGGTCGCGGGCGGCATCCCCATCATCAAGGCGCTGCGCGAGGGATTGACGGCAAACCGCATCGAATGGATTGCCGGAATCATCAACGGCACCAGCAATTTCATTCTTTCCGAAATGCGCGACAAAGGTCTGACTTTTGATACCGCGCTGAAGCAGGCGCAAAAGCTGGGGTATGCCGAGGTCGATCCGACCTTCGATATCGAAGGCATCGATGCCGCGCACAAGCTTACTATCATGGCTTCGATTGCCTTCGGCATTCCCATGCAGTTCGAGAAAGTCTATACCGAAGGCATCGCCAGACTGACGCGCGAAGATATCCGTTATGCCGAGGAACTGGGCTACCGCATCAAGCTGCTGGGCCTTACCCGCCGCACGCCGGGGGGAATCGAACTTCGGGTTCATCCAACACTCATTCCGGCCCGGCGGCTGATCGCTAATGTCGAGGGCGTGATGAACGCGGTCGTGGTAAAAGGCGATGCAGTGGGCGCAACGCTCTATTATGGCGCGGGCGCGGGTGCGGAACCGACCGGCAGCGCAGTCGTGGCCGATCTCGTGGATGTGACCCGCATGCATACTGCGGATCCCAAGCACCGCGTTCCCCATCTCGCGTTCCAGCCCGACCTGTTATCGGATACGCCGATCCTGCCGATGGAGGAAGTGGAGACTTCCTATTACTTGCGGCTGCGGGTCCTGGACAAGCCGGGGGCGCTCGCGGATATCGCGCGCATACTTGCGGACCTGGGCATTTCCATCGAAGCCATGGTGCAGAAAGAGCCAAGTGAAGGGGAAGAACAGGTCGATATCATCATGCTCACCCACGTGACGCTCGAAAAACACATTAATGCGGCCATCGCCAAAATCACGAAGCTGCCGACGATGACCGGCAAGGTAACCCGAATTCGGCTGGAACACTTGAACAGCAAATAA
- a CDS encoding Mth938-like domain-containing protein has product MKLHLSGMTGQNMFTGYGAGHVIINHQRYEHSLIVLPDRIIENWDATAFEDVTAEHFDFVKSLQPEMVLFGTGATLRFPHPRLTRSLIQAGIGVDVMDTAAACRTYNILTAEGRRVAAALLI; this is encoded by the coding sequence TTGAAGCTGCATCTTTCCGGAATGACCGGACAGAATATGTTCACCGGCTATGGGGCCGGGCATGTCATTATCAACCACCAGCGTTACGAGCACAGCCTGATCGTATTGCCTGACCGCATCATCGAAAACTGGGATGCGACCGCCTTCGAGGACGTCACGGCGGAACACTTCGACTTCGTGAAGTCGCTGCAACCGGAAATGGTGTTGTTCGGCACCGGGGCCACGCTGCGTTTTCCGCACCCGCGGCTGACCCGGAGCCTGATCCAGGCGGGCATCGGCGTAGACGTGATGGATACCGCGGCCGCCTGCCGCACCTACAATATCCTCACCGCGGAAGGGCGGCGGGTTGCGGCGGCGCTGCTGATCTAG